A stretch of the Dichotomicrobium thermohalophilum genome encodes the following:
- a CDS encoding SDR family NAD(P)-dependent oxidoreductase, with protein MSFEGKVAIISGAARGIGRACANRLGHVGAKVVIADVNEKLGEEVADGLGGGGHDARFILCNVAERLDVRNLIAETLNAYGRIDILVNNAAVMDSAPFLELREEELDRVFATNVKGAFLLGQAVARQMVTQVQAGERPGSIINMSSVNDHFALPDHVAYTMSKGALSQLTKAMSLALAPHGIRVNAVAPGSIMTEMLKPTAGDPESARRVLSRTPLGRFGHPEEIAQIVQFLASDASSYITGETIYADGGRRPLNFTVEVKNPPRQR; from the coding sequence ATGAGCTTTGAGGGCAAGGTTGCGATCATCAGCGGTGCGGCGCGCGGCATCGGCCGGGCTTGCGCCAATCGCCTCGGGCACGTCGGCGCAAAAGTTGTGATCGCCGACGTCAATGAAAAGCTGGGCGAGGAGGTCGCCGACGGCCTCGGGGGCGGCGGGCACGATGCGCGGTTCATCCTCTGCAACGTCGCCGAGCGGCTCGACGTGCGCAACCTTATCGCGGAGACGCTGAACGCCTATGGCCGCATCGACATCCTCGTGAACAATGCCGCCGTCATGGACAGCGCTCCGTTTCTCGAGTTGCGCGAGGAGGAGTTGGACCGCGTTTTCGCCACCAACGTCAAGGGGGCGTTCCTGCTCGGCCAGGCCGTTGCCCGCCAGATGGTCACCCAGGTGCAGGCGGGCGAGCGTCCGGGCAGCATCATAAACATGAGCTCGGTGAACGATCATTTCGCCTTGCCCGACCATGTCGCCTACACGATGTCCAAGGGCGCGCTGTCGCAGCTCACCAAGGCGATGTCGCTGGCGCTCGCCCCGCATGGCATCCGCGTGAACGCCGTCGCGCCGGGCAGCATCATGACCGAGATGCTCAAGCCCACCGCCGGCGATCCGGAATCCGCGCGCAGGGTGCTGTCGCGCACGCCTTTGGGCCGCTTCGGCCACCCGGAAGAGATCGCGCAGATCGTGCAGTTTCTCGCCAGCGATGCGTCCAGCTACATCACTGGCGAGACCATTTATGCCGATGGCGGGCGCCGGCCGCTGAACTTCACGGTCGAGGTCAAGAACCCACCACGTCAGCGCTGA
- a CDS encoding mechanosensitive ion channel family protein — protein sequence METLTDANQLSALASELIQQGTAFGISLISAIIILIAGYIVAGWASRALESRLREAKKFDATLIPVLGQALRYTILAFTAVLVLAQFGVQTASLIAVIGAAGLAIGLALQGTLQNVAAGLMLLILRPFQVGDWIDAAGKSGACEEIGLFMTKLKDFEGMFIAVPNSKIWADTIVNYSRNPHRRLVLDAGISYDDDIDRASEVLREMVNADERILQEPDPPQVLVSSYGDSSVNLQIRAWTRNDEFWPVHFDMTRAIKYALDEARITIPYPHRHVIISADGEDRIQLAESASAAPKRTTRKAPAKSTESAPPTKTASADSASAAKGSASRRKPTGKSG from the coding sequence GTGGAAACGCTGACCGATGCGAACCAGCTCTCCGCGCTGGCCAGCGAGTTGATCCAGCAGGGTACGGCCTTCGGGATCAGCTTGATCTCCGCGATCATCATCCTGATCGCCGGGTACATCGTGGCCGGCTGGGCGTCGCGCGCGCTGGAAAGCCGGCTGCGCGAGGCCAAGAAGTTCGATGCCACGCTGATCCCCGTGCTGGGGCAGGCCCTGCGCTATACTATCCTGGCCTTTACGGCGGTGCTGGTGCTTGCGCAATTCGGCGTGCAGACGGCCAGCCTCATCGCTGTGATTGGTGCGGCGGGCCTGGCGATCGGACTTGCGCTGCAGGGCACGCTCCAAAATGTCGCTGCGGGGTTGATGCTGCTGATCCTGCGCCCGTTTCAGGTCGGTGACTGGATCGATGCGGCGGGCAAGAGCGGCGCGTGTGAGGAGATCGGCCTCTTCATGACCAAGCTCAAGGACTTCGAGGGGATGTTCATCGCCGTTCCCAACTCGAAGATCTGGGCCGATACCATCGTCAACTACAGCCGCAACCCGCATCGGCGGCTCGTCCTGGATGCCGGGATTTCCTATGACGATGACATCGACCGGGCCAGCGAAGTCCTCAGGGAGATGGTCAATGCGGACGAGCGGATCCTGCAGGAGCCGGACCCGCCGCAGGTTCTGGTCTCAAGCTACGGCGACAGCTCGGTCAACTTGCAGATCCGCGCCTGGACGCGGAACGATGAGTTCTGGCCGGTGCACTTCGACATGACGCGGGCGATCAAGTATGCGCTTGATGAGGCGCGGATCACCATTCCTTACCCGCATCGGCATGTCATTATCAGCGCCGATGGCGAGGACCGCATTCAGCTTGCCGAGAGCGCATCGGCCGCGCCCAAGCGTACCACGCGCAAGGCGCCTGCGAAGTCGACGGAAAGCGCACCGCCGACCAAGACGGCGAGCGCAGACAGCGCGTCGGCGGCCAAGGGAAGCGCGAGCCGTCGGAAGCCCACAGGCAAATCAGGTTAA
- a CDS encoding YdcH family protein yields the protein MALEAHLEGLASKHRELEKQIAAELAHAAHDDLKVAALKREKLRIKDQMERLRMSQNSAA from the coding sequence ATGGCTCTGGAAGCGCATCTGGAAGGTCTGGCGAGCAAGCATCGCGAGCTCGAGAAACAGATCGCAGCCGAACTGGCGCACGCCGCTCATGACGATTTGAAGGTCGCGGCGCTCAAGCGCGAAAAGCTGCGTATCAAGGACCAGATGGAGCGCCTGCGAATGAGCCAGAACTCGGCGGCTTAA
- a CDS encoding YdcH family protein, which produces MHGSKEEPDLRQRLSELQREHRQLDARIAEMENAAAVNQIEITRMKKRKLWLKDEIARIEDQIFPDIIA; this is translated from the coding sequence ATGCACGGCAGCAAGGAGGAGCCTGATCTGCGGCAGCGCCTGAGTGAGCTGCAGCGTGAACATCGCCAGCTCGATGCCCGGATTGCCGAGATGGAAAACGCCGCAGCCGTCAATCAGATCGAAATAACGCGGATGAAGAAGCGCAAGCTCTGGCTCAAGGATGAGATCGCACGGATCGAGGACCAGATTTTTCCCGACATCATTGCCTGA
- a CDS encoding ATP phosphoribosyltransferase regulatory subunit, translating into MVAETARAFDALERQANQLVELFQASGYERVAPAIIQPASIFLDRVGEAIRSRTYLFTDADGTELCLRPDLTIPVARLYMERHPGADIPARYCYNGPAFRHQPADNALLPREFRQAGIEYFGAGDREKAEVEVLALVHDGVTRAGLEDFRLHIGDLGLFSALLDTLGLPERWRLRLIHSFWRPKAFPATLQQLCEGGAASRRPEDELARRLDPRDREAAENMVGDYLAEHDIALIGTRTLGEITERLLERAADLREAPLPRDHARLIEAYLAVSGPARAALARIEDLLTQAGLRMKGALDAYRRRCELMQRAGIDVGQAVFSADFGRHFEYYSGFVFQIEIPGVGRGGHIAGGGRYDGLLAEIGAAQNVPAVGSAIHTERLLAAVQGTLE; encoded by the coding sequence ATGGTCGCCGAAACCGCCCGCGCCTTCGACGCGCTCGAGCGCCAGGCCAATCAGCTTGTGGAGCTGTTTCAGGCGTCCGGCTATGAGCGTGTCGCCCCAGCCATCATTCAGCCGGCTTCGATCTTTCTCGACCGCGTGGGTGAGGCGATCCGGAGCCGCACCTATCTCTTCACCGACGCCGACGGGACCGAGCTTTGCCTGCGCCCGGACCTGACCATCCCGGTCGCGCGGCTTTACATGGAGCGGCACCCCGGCGCCGACATCCCCGCGCGCTACTGCTACAACGGCCCGGCCTTCCGCCATCAGCCTGCGGATAACGCGCTTTTGCCACGCGAATTCCGCCAGGCCGGCATCGAGTATTTCGGCGCTGGGGACCGCGAGAAGGCCGAGGTCGAGGTGCTCGCGCTGGTGCATGACGGCGTGACACGTGCTGGCCTGGAAGACTTCCGGCTGCATATCGGTGATCTGGGCCTGTTCAGCGCGCTGCTGGACACGCTGGGCCTGCCCGAACGCTGGCGCCTGAGGCTCATCCACAGCTTCTGGCGGCCAAAGGCTTTTCCCGCCACCCTCCAGCAGCTCTGCGAGGGTGGGGCGGCGTCGCGGCGGCCGGAGGATGAGCTGGCGCGACGGCTTGACCCGAGGGACCGCGAGGCGGCGGAGAACATGGTCGGCGACTACCTGGCCGAGCATGACATCGCGCTGATCGGGACGCGGACGCTTGGCGAGATCACGGAGCGGCTTCTGGAGCGCGCGGCGGATCTCCGCGAGGCGCCGCTGCCGCGCGACCATGCCCGGCTCATCGAAGCGTACCTGGCCGTGTCGGGGCCGGCGCGGGCGGCGCTGGCGCGGATTGAGGATTTGCTGACCCAGGCTGGACTGCGGATGAAGGGCGCGCTCGATGCCTACCGCCGACGCTGCGAGCTGATGCAGCGGGCGGGCATCGATGTGGGGCAGGCGGTATTCTCCGCAGATTTCGGCCGCCACTTCGAATATTATAGCGGCTTCGTCTTCCAGATCGAGATTCCGGGCGTGGGCCGTGGCGGCCATATCGCGGGCGGCGGGCGCTATGACGGTCTGCTGGCCGAGATAGGCGCAGCCCAGAACGTGCCGGCCGTCGGCTCGGCGATTCATACCGAGCGCCTGCTTGCCGCCGTGCAGGGGACATTGGAATGA
- the purE gene encoding 5-(carboxyamino)imidazole ribonucleotide mutase, protein MGSQSDWATMRAAANLLDQFAVPYETRIVSAHRTPNRLYDYAQSARDRGLKVIIAGAGGAAHLPGMTAAMTPLPVLGVPVKSAALSGQDSLLSIVQMPAGVAVGTLAIGEAGATNAGLLAVQILAVEDGELAAKLDEWRAQRSADVAQTPTDDD, encoded by the coding sequence ATGGGCAGCCAGTCGGATTGGGCCACCATGCGCGCGGCCGCCAATCTGCTGGACCAGTTCGCTGTTCCCTATGAGACCCGCATCGTGTCGGCCCATCGCACGCCGAACCGGCTTTATGATTATGCCCAGTCCGCTCGTGATCGTGGGCTGAAGGTTATCATCGCGGGTGCCGGCGGCGCAGCCCATCTGCCGGGTATGACGGCGGCCATGACGCCTCTCCCTGTGCTCGGCGTGCCCGTGAAAAGCGCGGCGCTGTCCGGGCAGGACAGCCTGCTTTCGATCGTGCAGATGCCCGCAGGCGTTGCGGTGGGAACGCTGGCGATCGGTGAGGCCGGCGCGACCAATGCCGGCCTGCTCGCCGTGCAGATCCTGGCAGTGGAGGATGGGGAACTAGCCGCAAAGCTGGACGAATGGCGCGCCCAGCGCAGCGCCGATGTCGCGCAAACACCGACGGACGATGACTGA
- the hisG gene encoding ATP phosphoribosyltransferase, translating to MTAIAEEAAAADKLILAVPSKGRLMERSLEIFAEAGLPLHRVGHERGYRGAVGGRDDIAVLFLSASEIAHYLGSGRAHLGITGEDLVREEIPRWDERVELVRGLGFGRADVVVAAPACWIDVQGMGDLEDMAALFYRVHGRRLRVATKFPVLTRRFFASWGVSGYRIVESLGATEGAPAAGTAEMIVDITSTGATLKANHLKILEDGVILKSEANLVASKVAPWGEHALAARALIEDRIAPPLSADVVGS from the coding sequence ATGACTGCGATTGCCGAAGAGGCCGCGGCGGCCGACAAGCTGATCCTCGCCGTACCGTCGAAAGGCCGGCTGATGGAGCGCAGCCTGGAGATTTTCGCGGAGGCAGGGCTGCCGCTGCACCGGGTCGGGCATGAGCGCGGCTATCGCGGTGCGGTGGGAGGCCGCGACGACATCGCCGTGCTGTTTCTGTCAGCCTCGGAGATCGCGCATTATCTCGGCTCGGGCCGCGCGCATCTCGGCATAACGGGCGAGGATCTGGTCCGCGAGGAGATTCCGCGCTGGGACGAGCGGGTCGAACTGGTACGTGGGCTCGGCTTCGGCCGCGCGGATGTTGTGGTCGCGGCGCCGGCCTGCTGGATCGACGTGCAGGGCATGGGCGATCTGGAGGACATGGCCGCGCTGTTCTACCGTGTGCATGGTCGGCGGCTCCGTGTGGCGACCAAGTTTCCGGTGCTGACGCGCCGCTTCTTCGCAAGCTGGGGTGTAAGCGGTTACCGCATCGTGGAGAGCCTCGGCGCGACCGAGGGCGCGCCCGCTGCCGGCACCGCCGAGATGATCGTCGACATCACCTCCACCGGGGCGACGCTGAAGGCCAATCACCTGAAAATCCTGGAAGACGGCGTGATCCTGAAATCCGAGGCCAATCTCGTTGCCTCGAAGGTTGCCCCCTGGGGCGAACACGCCCTTGCTGCCCGCGCCCTGATCGAGGACCGGATCGCCCCGCCGCTCAGCGCTGACGTGGTGGGTTCTTGA
- the rpsU gene encoding 30S ribosomal protein S21 encodes MQPLLQIDAGPSACYIRNSVPTFVGATNLCFLSSEGKGGHVQVQVRDNNVDQALRALKKKMQREGIFREMKLRNAYEKPSVRRAREKAEAIRRARKLARKRAQREGLLPSKRKGR; translated from the coding sequence ATGCAACCGCTGTTGCAGATAGACGCGGGACCATCTGCTTGCTATATAAGAAATAGCGTGCCGACTTTCGTCGGCGCGACGAATTTGTGTTTTCTGTCGAGCGAAGGGAAAGGAGGACACGTGCAAGTACAAGTCCGTGACAACAATGTCGATCAGGCACTCCGTGCTCTCAAGAAGAAGATGCAGCGCGAAGGCATCTTCCGTGAAATGAAGCTTCGCAACGCTTATGAAAAGCCCTCGGTGCGCCGCGCCCGCGAGAAAGCCGAAGCCATCCGCCGGGCCCGCAAACTGGCGCGCAAGCGTGCCCAGCGTGAGGGTCTGCTGCCTTCCAAGCGCAAGGGCCGCTAA
- a CDS encoding tetratricopeptide repeat protein, whose amino-acid sequence MRLGIAGTLAASLVLAGCQTSNVASQLSPRDRQAYQDQQRNIASLTRVVEENPRDPEALNIRGTAYGQVGEYEKAIADFTAAIRLEPRFHQAYANRALVYAKMGKLREALSDYDQAISIEPEYAIAYSGRAQVFRKAEKYEAALADYSRALELAGSDPAMHFNRGLVYQKLAQHQNAIADFDEAISFKPDEIEPYYARGVSQLALSNYADAYKDLYKAAVARKDSVKAWTLAGRAAEGAGDKKRAASAYRRALRLKSDYKPAYDGLQRVRSEEA is encoded by the coding sequence ATGAGACTGGGCATCGCCGGCACGCTTGCGGCGAGCTTGGTGCTCGCGGGGTGTCAGACCAGCAATGTCGCCTCTCAACTCTCGCCCCGCGACCGGCAGGCCTACCAAGATCAGCAGCGGAATATCGCCTCGCTGACCAGAGTCGTGGAGGAAAACCCGCGCGACCCGGAAGCACTGAACATCCGGGGCACAGCCTACGGCCAGGTCGGCGAATACGAAAAGGCGATCGCCGACTTCACCGCTGCGATCCGTCTTGAGCCGCGTTTCCATCAGGCCTATGCGAACCGGGCTCTCGTCTATGCCAAGATGGGCAAGCTGCGGGAGGCCCTGTCCGACTACGACCAGGCGATCTCCATAGAACCGGAATACGCCATCGCCTACAGCGGGCGTGCCCAGGTATTCCGCAAGGCGGAGAAGTATGAAGCGGCGCTTGCCGATTATAGCCGTGCGCTTGAACTCGCTGGCAGCGACCCGGCAATGCATTTCAACCGCGGGCTGGTCTATCAGAAGCTGGCGCAACACCAGAACGCGATCGCGGACTTTGACGAGGCCATCAGCTTCAAGCCGGACGAAATCGAGCCCTATTACGCGCGCGGCGTGAGCCAATTGGCGCTGTCGAATTACGCCGATGCCTACAAGGATCTGTACAAGGCCGCTGTTGCCCGAAAAGACTCGGTGAAGGCCTGGACGCTGGCTGGCAGGGCCGCCGAAGGCGCGGGGGACAAGAAGCGCGCCGCGTCCGCCTACCGACGCGCGCTGCGACTGAAGTCGGATTACAAACCGGCTTACGACGGCCTGCAGCGGGTGCGCTCCGAAGAAGCCTGA
- a CDS encoding YceI family protein: MARNDYSGFAKLLHWLIALVIAGMVGLGVYMTDVQGDFQYKLWLYQLHKSFGVTLFALVLIRLVWRQISPPPAMPADMPAWERQSAKAAHAALYVLMLAIPLSGWARVSASPLSVPTEIFGLFTLPHIPWLASLPTETKEAWEPVFQGTHETLAWTLVGLVLLHAAAALRHAFILKDDVMQRMLPRRARRVATGILLAGLLVPLGANEGHAAEWTILPEKSEIGFSGTAAGTTIKGVFEDFTGSVTFDPAAPEQTEATIIIQLDSVKTGNSDVDGTLPGSDWFNTSEYPQATFTADGAEKAPGENAYLLNGTLELKGNSGDVAVPFTVSISQDTASAQGEVTINRLEYGVGPEGPISGITVTEEVTVSLDLQAEKAQ, encoded by the coding sequence ATGGCCCGCAATGACTATTCCGGCTTCGCCAAGCTCCTGCACTGGCTGATTGCCCTCGTCATCGCCGGAATGGTGGGGCTGGGTGTCTACATGACGGACGTTCAGGGCGATTTCCAGTACAAGCTGTGGCTCTATCAGCTTCACAAATCATTCGGCGTCACGCTGTTCGCCCTGGTGCTCATCCGACTCGTCTGGCGCCAGATCTCCCCGCCCCCGGCAATGCCCGCCGATATGCCGGCCTGGGAGCGGCAGTCCGCGAAGGCTGCCCATGCGGCACTGTATGTTCTGATGCTGGCGATTCCCTTGAGCGGCTGGGCACGCGTCTCCGCTTCGCCGCTATCGGTTCCGACCGAGATATTCGGGCTGTTCACGTTGCCGCATATCCCGTGGCTGGCCAGCCTGCCGACAGAGACAAAAGAGGCCTGGGAGCCGGTCTTTCAGGGCACGCACGAGACGCTCGCCTGGACGCTGGTCGGGCTCGTATTGCTCCATGCGGCGGCGGCCCTGCGCCACGCATTCATTTTGAAGGATGATGTCATGCAGAGAATGTTGCCGCGCCGCGCTCGCCGGGTCGCGACAGGTATCCTGCTTGCTGGTCTGCTCGTGCCCCTGGGTGCGAATGAAGGGCACGCGGCGGAGTGGACGATTCTGCCCGAAAAAAGTGAGATCGGCTTTTCGGGCACCGCCGCGGGGACGACCATCAAGGGCGTGTTCGAGGACTTCACGGGCTCCGTGACGTTTGATCCGGCCGCGCCCGAACAGACCGAAGCGACGATCATCATCCAGCTCGACAGCGTGAAGACGGGCAACAGCGACGTCGACGGAACCCTGCCCGGCTCCGACTGGTTCAACACGAGCGAATATCCGCAGGCGACATTCACGGCCGACGGCGCGGAGAAGGCTCCGGGAGAAAACGCCTATCTCCTCAACGGAACGCTGGAGCTGAAGGGCAACAGCGGCGATGTTGCCGTGCCATTTACCGTCAGCATCTCGCAGGATACGGCATCGGCCCAGGGTGAGGTGACGATCAACCGGCTGGAATATGGGGTCGGGCCTGAGGGCCCGATTTCGGGGATCACCGTGACAGAAGAGGTAACGGTCAGTTTGGACCTGCAGGCGGAGAAAGCTCAATGA
- a CDS encoding 5-(carboxyamino)imidazole ribonucleotide synthase: MTEALQPGSVIGILGGGQLGKMLAQAAAKLGFRAHVFAPDDDAPAAHVAAHYVKAAYEDAEALTAFARGVDVLTYEFESIPADSLAVVEDIVPLRPNRRALAATQDRLHERELLAAVYAPVPDWARVDGEAQIEAAFDALGGPAGPQGLFLKTRRQGYDGKGQFRIYSRDDLNEARRWLGGRPAILEQGIAFDFEFSVIAVRGFDGPCVFYDPPRNQHAEGRLAVSRVPAGLSDAEIKTARGIVESLLSELGYYGVLAVEFFADRSEGRVLVNEMAPRVHNTGHWTIEACAISQFENHIRAIAGWPLGATARHSDAEMVNIIGPDIHEWAALVGYNPDRSLHIYGKAHAAPGRKMGHYVDLLPRSQET; the protein is encoded by the coding sequence ATGACTGAAGCGCTCCAACCCGGCAGTGTGATCGGCATTCTTGGCGGGGGCCAGCTTGGCAAGATGCTGGCGCAAGCCGCGGCGAAGCTGGGCTTCCGCGCGCATGTGTTCGCGCCGGACGACGACGCGCCAGCCGCGCATGTCGCCGCGCATTACGTCAAGGCGGCTTACGAAGATGCCGAGGCGCTGACCGCGTTCGCGCGCGGGGTGGACGTGCTTACCTACGAATTCGAGAGCATCCCGGCCGACAGCCTCGCGGTGGTCGAGGACATCGTGCCACTGCGCCCCAATCGCCGGGCGCTCGCCGCCACGCAGGACCGCCTTCATGAGCGGGAATTGCTGGCCGCGGTTTACGCGCCCGTGCCGGATTGGGCGCGTGTCGACGGCGAAGCGCAGATCGAGGCAGCGTTTGATGCGCTTGGCGGGCCGGCAGGGCCGCAGGGGCTGTTCCTGAAAACTCGCCGGCAGGGCTACGACGGCAAAGGCCAGTTCCGCATATACAGCCGCGACGACCTGAACGAAGCGCGGCGCTGGCTTGGGGGACGCCCCGCGATCCTCGAACAGGGCATCGCCTTCGATTTCGAGTTTTCGGTCATCGCGGTGCGTGGCTTCGACGGCCCATGCGTCTTCTATGATCCGCCGCGCAACCAGCACGCCGAAGGGCGGCTGGCAGTGAGCCGCGTTCCCGCAGGGCTGAGCGACGCGGAGATCAAAACCGCGCGCGGCATCGTCGAATCGCTTTTGAGCGAGCTGGGCTATTACGGCGTGCTTGCCGTCGAGTTCTTCGCGGACCGCAGCGAAGGCCGCGTGCTCGTCAACGAGATGGCCCCGCGTGTCCATAACACCGGCCACTGGACGATCGAAGCCTGCGCCATCAGCCAGTTCGAGAACCATATCCGCGCCATCGCCGGCTGGCCGCTCGGGGCGACCGCGCGCCATAGCGATGCAGAGATGGTCAACATCATCGGGCCTGACATTCACGAGTGGGCGGCGCTTGTCGGTTACAACCCGGACCGCTCGCTGCATATTTATGGCAAGGCCCACGCCGCACCCGGCCGCAAGATGGGCCATTACGTCGATCTGCTGCCGCGCTCGCAGGAAACCTGA
- the hisS gene encoding histidine--tRNA ligase, translating into MSKKTKKALRPKARLPKGMRDVEAAELRAVAEMTEKIRAVYERYGFEPLDTPAFEYTDALGKFLPDQDRPNEGVFSFQDEDEQWLSLRYDLTAPLARYVAQNYDALPKPFRRYQLGPVWRNEKPGPGRFRQFMQFDADTVGTDNVAADAEMCMLAADAMEALGIKRGDYVIRVNSRKVLDGVMDAADIPPEKRLTVLRAIDKYDRLGIEGVRQLLGSGRKDESGDFTPGAELPERSANLLLDFMTTDIPAETEAAEGDVLVKHQVSLMEREWPGLDTPEFLEGIEKIDRIRQLVAGCGFGTDRIRFDPSVVRGLEYYTGLVFEAELTFQVEDEDGRPVRFGSVGGGGRYDGLVSRFKGAEVPATGFSIGVSRLYAALKALGKIETGAKHGPVVVLVMDHDRTADYARMTQSLRAAGIRTEMYVGTAGMKAQMKYADKRAAPCVVIQGEDERARGEVQIKDLIEGAKLSEQIEDNVSWREGRPAQFSVPEDEMIEAVQSVLARYR; encoded by the coding sequence ATGAGCAAAAAGACCAAGAAGGCGCTGCGCCCGAAGGCCCGCCTGCCGAAGGGTATGCGGGATGTCGAGGCTGCGGAGCTGCGCGCCGTCGCAGAAATGACGGAGAAAATCCGCGCCGTTTACGAGCGCTATGGCTTCGAGCCGCTGGACACGCCGGCCTTTGAATACACAGACGCGCTGGGCAAGTTCCTGCCGGATCAGGACCGGCCGAACGAGGGCGTGTTCTCGTTTCAGGATGAAGACGAGCAGTGGCTCAGCCTGCGCTATGACCTGACGGCGCCGCTGGCGCGCTATGTCGCGCAGAATTACGACGCGCTGCCCAAGCCGTTCCGGCGGTATCAGCTCGGGCCGGTCTGGCGCAACGAGAAGCCGGGGCCGGGGCGCTTCCGCCAGTTCATGCAGTTCGACGCCGATACGGTCGGGACGGACAACGTCGCGGCGGATGCGGAGATGTGCATGCTCGCGGCCGACGCCATGGAGGCGCTTGGCATCAAGCGCGGCGATTACGTGATCCGCGTGAACAGCCGCAAGGTACTCGACGGCGTCATGGACGCGGCGGACATCCCGCCTGAGAAGCGGCTGACCGTATTGCGCGCCATCGACAAGTACGACCGACTTGGGATTGAGGGCGTGCGCCAGCTTCTCGGATCGGGCCGCAAGGATGAAAGCGGCGATTTCACGCCCGGGGCCGAGTTGCCGGAGCGTTCCGCAAACTTGTTGCTGGATTTCATGACCACCGACATTCCCGCCGAGACGGAAGCGGCGGAGGGGGACGTGCTCGTCAAGCACCAGGTCTCGCTGATGGAGCGCGAATGGCCGGGACTGGACACGCCGGAGTTTCTGGAAGGCATCGAAAAGATCGACCGGATCCGTCAACTCGTCGCGGGCTGTGGTTTCGGTACCGACCGCATTCGCTTCGATCCGTCGGTGGTGCGCGGATTGGAATACTATACAGGGCTCGTCTTCGAGGCGGAGCTGACATTCCAGGTTGAGGATGAGGACGGCCGGCCCGTGCGCTTCGGCTCGGTGGGCGGCGGCGGGCGCTATGACGGCCTTGTCTCGCGCTTCAAAGGCGCGGAAGTCCCTGCGACCGGCTTTTCCATCGGCGTTTCGCGCCTCTACGCCGCGCTCAAGGCGCTGGGCAAGATCGAGACGGGTGCGAAACACGGCCCGGTTGTCGTGCTGGTCATGGACCACGACCGCACCGCCGACTACGCCCGTATGACCCAATCGCTCCGCGCTGCCGGCATCCGCACGGAGATGTATGTCGGCACTGCCGGCATGAAGGCGCAGATGAAATATGCCGACAAGCGCGCCGCGCCCTGCGTCGTCATTCAGGGCGAGGATGAGCGCGCGCGCGGCGAAGTTCAGATCAAGGACCTGATCGAGGGCGCGAAACTTTCGGAGCAGATCGAGGACAATGTGAGCTGGCGCGAAGGCCGCCCGGCGCAGTTCAGCGTGCCGGAAGACGAGATGATCGAGGCGGTCCAGAGCGTGCTGGCGAGGTATCGCTGA
- a CDS encoding VOC family protein, translated as MKYLHTMVRISDIDESLDFYCNKLGLRELRRRDSEKGRFTLIFLAAPGDENAQLELTYNWDPEEYGEGRNFGHLAYQVDNIYQTCQELMDKGVTINRPPRDGRMAFIRSPDNISIELLQKGEALPPQEPWASMENTGTW; from the coding sequence ATGAAGTATCTTCACACCATGGTTCGTATCAGCGACATCGACGAATCGCTTGATTTTTACTGCAACAAGCTGGGGCTGCGCGAGTTGCGCCGACGGGACAGCGAAAAGGGCCGCTTCACGCTGATCTTCCTCGCGGCGCCCGGCGACGAGAACGCCCAGCTCGAACTGACCTATAACTGGGACCCGGAAGAATACGGCGAAGGCCGCAATTTCGGCCACCTCGCTTACCAGGTCGATAACATCTACCAGACGTGCCAGGAGCTGATGGACAAGGGCGTGACCATCAACCGGCCGCCGCGTGACGGCCGCATGGCATTCATCCGCTCGCCTGACAATATCTCCATCGAACTGCTGCAGAAGGGCGAGGCGCTGCCACCGCAGGAACCGTGGGCCTCCATGGAAAACACTGGCACCTGGTAA